A stretch of the Pan paniscus chromosome 2, NHGRI_mPanPan1-v2.0_pri, whole genome shotgun sequence genome encodes the following:
- the LOC100993174 gene encoding LOW QUALITY PROTEIN: destrin (The sequence of the model RefSeq protein was modified relative to this genomic sequence to represent the inferred CDS: inserted 3 bases in 2 codons) translates to MDSGVQVADEVCHIFYDIKVHKCSTSEEIKKRRXVIFCLSADKKCIIVEEGKEISAGDIGVTITGPFKRFVGMLPEKDCCYALYDASFETKKSRXEYCLFVCLFLWAPELPPLKSKMIYTSCKDAIKKKFQANGPEDLNWACIAEKLDGYLIAAFEGCSV, encoded by the exons ATGGACTCAGGAGTGCAAGTTGCTGATGAAGTATGTCACATTTTTTATGACATAAAAGTTCATAAATGCTCCACAtcagaagaaatcaagaaaagaa CTGTCATTTTTTGTCTCAGTGCAGACAAAAAGTGCATCATTGTAGAAGAGGGCAAAGAGATCTCAGCTGGAGATATTGGTGTAACCATAACTGGTCCTTTCAAGCGCTTTGTGGGAATGCTTCCTGAAAAAGATTGCTGCTATGCTTTATATGATGCAAGCTTTGAAACGAAGAAATCCAG AgagtattgtttgtttgtttgtttgtttttgtgggcACCAGAACTACCACCTCTGAAAAGTAAAATGATCTACACAAGCTGTAAGGAtgcaatcaaaaagaaatttcaagCAAATGGACCAGAAGATCTCAACTGGGCTTGTATTGCTGAAAAGTTAGATGGGTACTTAATTGCAGCTTTTGAAGGATGCTCTGTGTAG